Genomic segment of Neoarius graeffei isolate fNeoGra1 chromosome 7, fNeoGra1.pri, whole genome shotgun sequence:
ACACTGTGCTATAAACTGCCACACACTGTTGCACACCGCCACACTGTGCTATACACTGCCACACACTGTTGCACACCGCCACACTGTGCTATACACTGCCACACTGTGCTATACACTGCCACACACCGCTGCACACTGCCACACGGTGCTTTACACTGCCACACACTGTTGCACACCGCCACACTGTGCTATACACTGCCACACACTGTTGCACACCGCCACACTGTGCTATACACTGCTATACCCTGTTACTCACTGCCACACGCTGCTACACACTGCTATACCCTGTTACTCACTGCCACACGCTGCTACACACTGCTATACCCTGTTACTCACTGCCACACGCTGCTACACACTGCTATACCCTGTTACTCACTGCCACACGCTGCTACACACTGCTATACCCTGTTACTCACTGCCACACCCTGCTATACCCTGTTACTCACTGCCACACACTGCTATACCCTGTTACTCACTGCCACACACTGCTACACACTGCTATACCCTGTTACTCACTGCCACACGCTGCTACACACTGCTATACCCTGTTACTCACTGCCACACGCTGCTACACACTGCTATACCCTGTTACTCACTGCCACACACTGCTACACACTGCTATACCCTGTTACTCACTGCCACACACTGCTACACACTGCTATACCCTGCTACTCACTGCCACACACTGCTATACCCTGTTACTCACTGCCACACACTGCTACACACTGTTACTCACTGCCACACACTGCTATACCCTGTTACTCACTGCCACACGCTGCTACACACTGCTATACCCTGTTACTCACTGCCACACACTGCTACACACTGCTATACCCTGCTACTCACTGCCACACACTGCTACACACTGTTACTCACTGCCACACACTGCTATACCCTGTTACTCACTGCCACACACTGCTATACCCTGTTACTCACTGCCACACGCTGCTACACACTGCTATACCCTGTTACTCACTGCCACACACTGCTACACACTGTTACTCACTGCCACACACTGCTATACCCTGCTACTCACTGCCACACACTGCTACACACTGCTATACCCTGCTACTCACTGCCACACACTGCTACACACTGCTATACCCTGCTACTCACTGCCACACACTGCTACACAATGCTATACCCTGCTACTCACTGCCACACACTGCTATACACTATTATACACTGCCACACTATGCTATACACTGCCACACACCAGCCCACACTGTTACACGGTGCTATACACTGCCACACACCGTTGCACACGGCCACACTGTGCTATACATGGCTGCACACCACCACACTGTGCTATACACCGCCACACTGTGCTATACACCGCCACACACTGTTGCACACCGCCACACTGTGCTATACACTGCCACACACTGCTGCACACTGCCACACGGTGCTTTACACTGCCACACACTGTTGCACACCGCCACACTGTGCTATAAACTGCCACACACTGTTGCACACCGCCACACTGTGCTATACACTGCCACACACTGTTGCACACCGCCACACTGTGCTATACACTGCCACACTGTGCTATACACTGCCACACACCGCTGCACACTGCCACACGGTGCTTTACACTGCCACACACTGTTGCACACCGCCACACTGTGCTATACACTGCCACACACTGTTGCACACCGCCACACTGTGCTATACACTGCCACACACTGTTGCACACCGCCACACTGTGCTATACACTGCCACACACTGTTGCACACTGCCACACTGTGCTATACACTGCCACACACTGTTGCACACCGCCACACTGTGCTATACACTGCCACACACTGTTGCACACCGCCACACTGTGCTATACACTGCCACACACTGCTGCACACTGCCACACAGTGCTATACACTGCCACACACTGTTGCACACCGCCACACTGTGCTATACACTGCCACACACTGCTACACAGTGCTATACACTACCACAAACTgttgcacactgcaatacagtgcTATACACTGCCACACACTGTTGCACAGTGCAGCACAGTGCTATACACTGCCACACACTGTTGCACACTGCCACACTGTGCTATACACTGCCACACACTGCTACACAGTGCTATACACTGCCACACACTGCTGCACACCACCACACTGTGCTATACACTGCCACACACTGCTGCACACCACCACACTGTGCTATACACTGCTGCACACTGTTGCACACCACCACACTGTGCTATACACTGCCACACACCGTTGCACACCACCACACTGTGCTATACACTGCCACACACCGTTGCACACCACCACACTGTGCTATACACTGCCACACACTGTTGCACACCACCACACTGTGCTATACACTGCCACACACCGTTGCACACCACCACACTGTGCTATACACTGCCACACACTGCTGCACAACACCACACTGCGCTATACACCGCCACACTGTGCTATACACTGCCACACACTGTTGCACACCACCACACTGTGCTATACACTGCCACACACTGCCACACACTGCTGCACACTGCCACACTGTGCTATACACTACCACTCAGTGCTATACACTGCCACACACTGTTACGCACTGCCATACACTGTTACACACTGCCATACACTGCTATACAATGCTACGTCCTGCCACACACTACTACACCTTAATCTTTAATCTTCAATCAAAATACTcctaaaacagtaaatactatacTAGGAGAactaaaagaaatatatataaatatatatacatacatacatacatctcatctcattatctctagccgctttatccttctacagggtcgcaggcaagctggagcctatcccagctgactacgggcgaaaggcggggtacaccctggacaagtcgccaggtcatcacagggctgacacatagacacagacaaccagggctggctctaggtctttggctgccctaggcgagattgagttttggcgccccccccccaagaaaaaaaaactctctaataacatctaaataacactttaatctaatcactctattctattactattaaacaatgtacggtgcatggacaataaacaagaagtcatttttatctttttcattattgttattattaacataaagtgtcacaaagtaaaatgaccacacaaattcaatacatatctccatataatgggcaaaaactcttccgcaccctgttcaaagtgtagtgcatggacaataaacaagaaattatttttagtttcttttttgctattaaaagttgtcatctctgaagaattaacaaattaaatgaataaaaaattctacaattctaaattgtgcaaacttaagcactctgttaggacatcaatgggctgtattttcaaacaaaagtgctattatgggtactttgttattgaattctattgctgtttgcatttagttagctaggcagacattgattcaggcgtctaaaatattaatttgccactataatggctgatatgagagattagatcaggcttacctctatacttggctctatttgtttcttcctgtagccttcgtttgcgcccttgcgcacccgagagtttggatttcttcatttaagcacttgtagtctgggctactttttgcagtggatagccattctcattccccgatgaacaccgttccccccgccccccttataacctatcattgtgcatttttagtaggcataaggaaatcaccgaccactactgcgtaggctacacttgtttttcaacctttttgagccagggcgcacttttttcaatgaaaaaaatctcaaggcacatcaccaatagaaaatgttgactgaaactaaaacgctgttgccaatatttacaatatacagtcattctataattttccacggtacacttggtgatctctcacggcacactagtgttccgcggtactagagttcggcagcacagtggatgAAAACACTGTACGCCACTGATGCACTTAGTAAcatctccatccctcctttttggtggggttttggtcgcccttggcgcccctgggcacactttgcgctctcggcaattgcctaggtcgcctatagcaatcgccggctatgattacatggccaaaacagagaatagccgcggatgcgcacttgcgcgcccgaagacacactatagacagggcgaaccactgttgagcgcttattgtttcatgattaacaaccaccaccccaccctgctttttttgacaaatcgcaccctgactacatgctttgctgtacaattaaattaggctaagacattataatgctgactcgttttcagaatagtggaagtcataatttttctccccccgtttctgcgcccctggatggacgcagcgcccttagcatttgcctatgccacgggccggctctgcagacaaccattcacacctacggtcaatttagagtcacctgttaacctaacctgcatgtctttggactgtgggggaaaccggaacacccggaggaaacccacgcggacacggggagaacatgcaaactccacacagaaaggcccttgctggccacggggttcgaacccggaccttcttgctgtgaggctacagcactaaccactacaccaccgtgccacccatatatatatattcattcattcattcattcattcattatctctagccgctttatccttctagagggtcgcaggcaagctggagcctatcccagctgactatgggcgaaaggcggggtacaccctggacaagtcgccaggtcatcacagggctgacacatagacacagacaaccattcacactcacattcacacctacggtcaatttagagtcaccagttaacctaacctgcatgtctttggactgtgggggaaaccggagcacccggaggaaacccacgcggacacggggagaacatgcaaactccacacagaaaggccctcgccggccccggggctcgaacccaggaccttcttgctgtgaggcgacagcgctaaccactacaccaccgtgccgcccatatatatatatatatatatatatatatatatataaacactcaTTTCAATGAATTCAGCCATCCGCAAGCCCGAAGGGCGAGGACAAAGGGGCCATGGATAGCAAGGGACCCTTAACAAGGGACCCGTGCATCCATGATCCCCCCGGACCCATCCCCAATGGTCCACGGGCAACTAACCCCACCGAAACGAGTGCATTCAATAAAtagtaaatatataaatacatggataaaaatacaaaaaatataattatatatgaaaataaataattaatttgtgAATGAAATACATGCATGCAAAACCAACCTAGGAATAAAAATGAAATTTAGAACTCTAAGatctaaaaatataataaatttataATAGTGATAGAGACTAATCCAGTCTGAGACTTGAAAACTGGTATAATAGCTAGATTAGAAATAACTAAACTTTTTATAAGTATATTGATCCATAAGACAATTGATGTTATCAAATATAAACATAATAATTAAGACCAAATATCGTTATATTTTAGTTAAATAGTTATTTAAAAACTAACCTAATAAGGTACATGCATGTAGGACAAACCTAGAATTATAaatcaaaatgaaaatgaaaacctATGAAAAGAAGTTCTGTCTGAACGACAAAACCTAGATTTCACTGCTTTCCACTTGGAgaataaaatatataataaattattagataatAACACATAAGCTAGTATAGAAACATTGTACAAGTAATATGTAAAAGCTAATCTGATCTAATAGTTGAAAGAGCATTTGATTTAAAGGCATCTAAACTATCTATATTGGTATTGAAAGGTATATTGTTCCATAATACTATTGTTCTCTGATAAAAAGAGAATTTGTAAGTGTTATTGTTCACTTTCATTTGTTTAAAAGGACAGCAATTAGGAACTCTCGATGGTCTCTCATTTGGCTTAACATCAGGTGGAAATGAAATGCCAACATGACCCATTTGGATTTTGTAGAACATGGTGGcttgtggcagcacggtggtgtagtggttagcgctgtcgcctcacagcaagaaggtcctgggttcgagccccgtggccggcaagggcctttctgtgcggagtttgcatgttctccccgtgtccgcgtgggtttcctccgggtgctccggtttcccccacagtccaaagacatgcaggttaggttaactggtgactctaaattgaccgtaggtgtgaatgtgagtgtgaatggttgtctgtgtctatgtgtcagccctgtgatgacctggcgacttgtccagggtgtaccctgcctttcgcccatagtcagctgggataggctccagcttgcctgcgaccctgtagaaggataaagcggctagagataatgagatgagatgagatggtggctTGTGAAAGGAGTCTTCGGTCTTGGAGAGAATCCCAACCAAGACTTTGAATCATAGGTGTAACATGGCTGTATCGTGAGTAGTCGTTGAAGACATATCGAGCAGCTGTTCTTTGGAGAGATTCAATTTTATTGATATTCTGTTGACTATGTGGATTCCATGCACAAGAGGCATACTCGAGTTTAGGTCGTACAAGAGTACGGTATGCCGTGTCTTTAACCTTATGACTGCATCCAGACAGTACTCGGCGCAAGAGACCCAGAGTAGAATTTGCGTTTTTACAGATATTGTCCACATGCTCGTTCCAACTCAGATTGTTTGATATTGTAACTCCAAGATACTTAGTAGAGTTGACTTTAGATATAGGCAAGCCATTTAGAGTATATTGAAACAGGGTTGGAAACTTCTTGCATGTTATTCCTAAGTGATAACACTTTTTAACATTAAAGTTCAGTTGCCACATTTTTGACCATGAAGATAATTGATCCAGGTCGTCCTGTAAAGTCAAACAATCCTGAGTACTTTGGATCTCTTTATATAAGATGCACTCATCAGCAAAGAGGCGTAGGTTAGCATTAATTGCTACACACTGCTACACACTTCCacacactgcaccactgtgcccaaTTTGTACTAGCTTTCATAGTCTAAAATTTTGTTTAAATGCTAAAAAATACTAAAGCACCAAATCTTTGACAAAACACACAATTTTGCAATAACAgaacagtaaaaataaataaataaataaataaaattatccaTGGTGTCTCTGAATGTCTGTGCCGTGATGTCGAGCCCTTCATGGACAAATCACATGTATTTCATGTTATCACATGATTATGTGAGTACTgtatgatcacatgtgaaatacagtaCATCTGAAGGTACATTTCACCTTATTATGCTTAGAAATGCCAGAGTAAAACTGACATGTGAATCATGTGTGTTCATGTGACTTTTTAAAGGATCGCACTGGTTGAGTTTCACACACACAATTCACTGTTCAGATAAAAGAAGGCATTGTCATGAAACAACAGGCACAATTTCTTCTCTTCAGTGTGCTGCTTTGTCCTTGTGTCGATTTCAACTGTGCTGAAGGTGTTTACACACAGCTGGAAGCCTGCTGCTATAACTATCACTAAAGGCTCTAAAGATTTTTAGCAGGCTGGAACAGGCATAGCAGCTTGAAATCCTGCTTTGACACTGATTTCAAAAGAAAATCTCAGAAAAGAGGTAGGAAAAGAGATTTAATGAGAGTTCATCAGGCCACATGTTATTGTCTAAATTCTGTGCTTTGTTGTGAGTATAATAACTAATTAACTCATTATTTTTCTTAATTAATTCTTTAACTTTAGCTGTAAGTGATTTCAAAATGCCAGACTATTATAAATATCACATTTCTAATAATCAGACAGGGTTTAAAATCTGATCTGTAGTAATTTTCAGGAAATGAGTGGTTTTCTCTCCTGATAAAGTGTCCATTCATGGTTCAGTGGAAATGCAGCTGGAAAAATAGCTTCCTTGCTATAAATATCAGCGGCTCGATTGGTGGTTAAGCAATATTTTTGTGGTAATGAGGGTACACAGACTATGTCAAAACAGTTTATGGTATTTTTAGATttttaaacaaattttttttaGGTCATGGTTCAGTGGGCATTTTAAAGCAACAATCTTGTCTCCTTCTTACTCTTTTGGGggctttattttaaaaataaaaaccacaCAAACCGTGGAAAATCTATTCCCATGAAAAAATATTCATTTTCAATCAATGAATACATTAATTGTTAGTCAAATGAAATATATTAGTGTTTAAAGCAAGAACAtgagaacatgttggaaaatgaATAAGTTAATCATAAGAAaataccttgttgatgagagagggcaGAGTTTCGAGTTGACAGGAAAGCTTTTTGTGTTTGtacctgtgttagccctgtgatagattggtgacctgcccagggtgaaccccacctctcacatgaagtcagctgagactggctccagcttcccccatgactctGACAGATAAGCtgtatacactctcagaaaacaaagtacatcactatacctttaggggtacaacggctttTCACTGGGGCAATACCCTCTAAGTTACTTATttgtactatttatatactgattagcaacatatatgtaccttcttGTCccaaaaaaggtacacatagttaccttgaagtccaataatgagccctagggggtacattagtgtagatcataccttgggggacagaaatgcactCCTCCTGTATCCCTATTTCAGACAGTGTAATTCAATAACCATTCTTTATTTGAACAGAAAAGCAGCTCAGAAAGCAAGTGCATGTGAAACCTTGAGGCAGGCAGActataacagcagaagaccacactggggttttactcctgtcagtcaagaacaggaatctgagacagctgaagactggaaaaacattGCTTGGTGATTCTCATCTGACTTCCTCATCAacagaagtggcaaaacattggATGTGTTTTGCTGTTTTCTGCATTTTTCTATGTAAATTCTAATGACTGTTGTGTTTGAAAGTCCAAGgagatcagcactttctgaaatactcTGGTACCAATAACCATGCCAGTTACAGTCACTGAGATCATGTTTTTAATCCATTCTGATGTTTCATGTGACCATTGCCTGAAGGTCTTGTCCTGCCTCTGCAGGATTTTATGTACTGCactgctgctacatgattggctcATTGGATAATTCCATGAATGAGcagtatgtctgtgaaggttctcagtcatccaggtcatagtaaaccgcaggtgctaaagaaggcaacttgacttgcttgaaatccttgaagacatttcacctctcatccaaaaggcttcttcggttctgtctgactagcgggagttccaggtatttatcctctagtggaccaaaagcaaccctaaggagagtctttGAGGACACATGGGTCGTTTACACTTTCAGGGCCCATCCACACGAGTatgcggcctcacccaatacactgtcgttttgaaaaaaaatctctgTAAACACGGCGTTGTTTCCAGAAATACCTGCgtccacacggattcactggaaacgacccaaaacgctgtagtacatatgccaggcctgtatgtggcgctgtgacgccgccacaccaatacactaaagccaagagaagagaagccatggagcatgcgtataaaggtcacgtgctgtttacaaacaagctcataacatgAGAAGAGGATGATCATGTCCAGCGcaactctgagaggaagaggagagtcttttgtgtggaccgacaatgaagtggaactatatggtagaagcctgtagtccgccattgttgttgttatgacacATCTAGCGGCggaggctgaggttaaaggttagagaggcggggcttatacgtcatccTTTCTGAAAAAATCCGTATTCGCCATCCAGACGACTCTGGGCTATCCGGcattttaggattttcccactctgggacccgttttcaaaaaataccggtttcacacctcgaaaaagtCAGATCCGTCTGGACACGAGGCTGAAAAG
This window contains:
- the LOC132888911 gene encoding keratin-associated protein 5-5-like, whose translation is MGSVNKWFFIEIQQVFQEHSVVVCNSVWQCIAQCGGVQRVQQCIAQCGGVQQCVAVYSTVWCVWQCIAQCGGVQQCVAVVWQCIAQCGGVQQCVAVYSTVWRCATVCGSVKHRVAVCSSVWQCIAQCGGVQQCVAVYSTVWRCIAQCGGVQPCIAQCGRVQRVWQCIAQCGGVQQCVAVYSTVWRCATVCGSVKHRVAVCSSVWQCIAQCGGVQQCVAVYSTVWRCIAQCGGVQPCIAQCGRVQRCVAVYSTV